A stretch of the Synechocystis sp. PCC 7338 genome encodes the following:
- a CDS encoding leucyl aminopeptidase, producing MQIRGTDYTALTWQGDALALGFFENATEISGDLAQLDDRLEGVLRELMEEKEFKGKAGQKLVARVGSKTPVKKLILVGLGEIEKFNSQVLGDGAAAIARLAKTEKVKTLGVSLPQREHDPAATAAILTEGILLALHQDNRFKSDPEDKEIKLTTVELLGLGEQATAISKAEKIVSGVILAREMVAAPANAVTPLTFTKIATELAQTYGLELEVLGQSECEALGMGAFLGVAKASDLPPQFIHLTYRPANPTKKLAIVGKSLTFDSGGLNIKGAGSGIETMKMDMGGGGATLGAAKVIAQLKPNVEVHFICAATENMISGKAMHPGDILTASNGKTIEVNNTDAEGRLTLADALVFAEKLGVEAIVDLATLTGACIVALGDDIGGLWSPNQELADQLKTAAEKAGEKFWQMPMEDKYFEGLKSPIADMKNTGPRAGGSITAALFLQQFIKETPWAHLDIAGPVWTDKQNGVHNAGATGYPVRTLVQWVLGLAE from the coding sequence ATGCAGATCCGTGGAACAGACTACACAGCTTTGACTTGGCAGGGGGATGCCCTGGCCCTAGGATTTTTTGAAAATGCGACGGAAATCAGCGGTGATCTGGCCCAATTGGATGACCGCCTGGAGGGAGTATTGCGGGAACTGATGGAGGAAAAGGAGTTTAAGGGTAAAGCTGGACAAAAGTTGGTGGCCCGGGTGGGTAGTAAAACCCCAGTTAAAAAGCTAATCCTGGTGGGCTTGGGGGAAATCGAAAAATTTAACAGCCAGGTTTTAGGGGATGGAGCGGCGGCGATCGCCCGGTTAGCAAAGACAGAAAAAGTTAAAACCCTGGGGGTGAGCTTGCCCCAACGGGAGCATGATCCAGCAGCCACAGCGGCCATTTTAACGGAAGGTATTTTGTTGGCTCTGCATCAGGACAATCGTTTTAAATCCGATCCTGAAGATAAGGAAATTAAACTTACCACCGTGGAATTGTTAGGGCTAGGGGAGCAGGCAACGGCCATTAGTAAAGCGGAAAAAATTGTCTCTGGGGTCATTCTGGCCCGAGAAATGGTAGCAGCACCGGCCAACGCAGTTACCCCCCTAACCTTTACGAAAATTGCCACGGAGTTAGCCCAAACCTATGGCTTGGAGTTGGAAGTGCTGGGGCAGTCGGAATGTGAAGCCCTGGGCATGGGCGCATTTCTGGGGGTGGCGAAAGCTTCCGATTTACCGCCCCAATTTATCCACCTCACCTATCGCCCCGCTAACCCGACCAAAAAGCTAGCCATTGTCGGGAAAAGTCTGACCTTTGACTCCGGCGGTTTGAACATTAAAGGGGCCGGCAGTGGAATTGAAACGATGAAAATGGATATGGGAGGCGGCGGTGCTACCCTGGGGGCGGCCAAGGTGATCGCCCAGTTGAAGCCCAATGTGGAAGTGCATTTCATCTGTGCGGCAACGGAAAATATGATCAGCGGTAAGGCGATGCATCCAGGGGATATTCTCACTGCGTCCAACGGCAAAACCATTGAAGTTAATAACACCGATGCGGAAGGCCGTCTCACCCTAGCCGATGCCCTGGTGTTTGCGGAAAAATTAGGCGTAGAGGCGATCGTCGATCTAGCCACCCTCACTGGGGCTTGCATTGTCGCCCTGGGGGATGACATTGGTGGTTTGTGGAGTCCTAACCAAGAATTGGCCGATCAGTTGAAAACAGCCGCGGAGAAGGCGGGGGAAAAATTCTGGCAAATGCCCATGGAAGATAAATATTTTGAGGGTCTGAAATCCCCCATTGCCGATATGAAAAATACTGGGCCCCGGGCCGGTGGTTCCATTACGGCGGCCCTATTTTTGCAACAGTTCATCAAGGAAACTCCCTGGGCTCATTTGGACATTGCCGGGCCGGTGTGGACAGATAAACAAAACGGGGTTCATAATGCCGGAGCCACGGGCTATCCAGTGCGAACCCTGGTGCAATGGGTATTGGGATTAGCGGAGTAA
- a CDS encoding putative toxin-antitoxin system toxin component, PIN family yields MAINEKVELVKVNFHFDSCRDKKDNSLLDLAVSGNANYLVTGDSDLLALNPFQNVEIVSYQHFQTLILAIIDN; encoded by the coding sequence TTGGCTATAAACGAAAAAGTTGAATTAGTTAAGGTGAATTTTCACTTTGACAGTTGTCGAGACAAGAAGGATAATTCTCTGCTAGATTTGGCAGTCTCAGGTAATGCAAATTATTTGGTGACGGGAGATAGTGATTTGCTAGCATTAAACCCATTTCAAAATGTAGAAATTGTCTCCTATCAACATTTTCAGACTCTTATTCTCGCCATCATAGATAATTAG
- a CDS encoding transglutaminase family protein, producing MATYRIEHHTQYSFNQPVYLRPHRLRLRPRSNGWQNLLKYNLTIDPLPASLGEIITLDGNGEQKIWFTDPTEKLAIVVDSIVQTTMENPFNFLLEPWALKLPLDYPQSLAQQLRSYLVPYEGRLDPVAVELAQDIAHDCQRQPITFLQNLTQKLYEHCTYTVRATGEPWEAGVTWRSREGSCRDLTVLFMEVCRAMGLASRFVSGYEAGDPEVNQWELHAWAEVYLPGAGWRGYDPTHGLAVGDRHIALVASAIPAYCSPVGGEVAPVKTFLETGLTVQSELETEVKITAVNDA from the coding sequence ATGGCAACCTATCGCATCGAACATCATACCCAATATAGTTTTAATCAACCGGTTTATTTACGGCCCCATCGTTTACGATTGCGGCCCCGCAGTAATGGTTGGCAAAATTTGCTTAAGTATAATTTAACCATTGATCCTCTCCCCGCCAGTTTAGGGGAAATCATCACCCTTGATGGCAATGGAGAACAAAAAATTTGGTTCACTGATCCCACAGAAAAGCTGGCGATCGTCGTGGATTCAATTGTGCAAACCACCATGGAAAATCCCTTTAACTTTTTGCTCGAACCCTGGGCGTTAAAGTTACCGCTTGATTATCCCCAATCCTTAGCCCAACAGTTGCGGAGCTATCTAGTCCCCTACGAAGGTCGCCTTGATCCGGTGGCAGTGGAACTAGCTCAGGATATTGCCCATGACTGTCAGCGGCAACCAATTACTTTTCTGCAAAATTTGACCCAAAAGTTATACGAACATTGTACTTATACAGTGCGAGCCACAGGAGAACCTTGGGAAGCGGGGGTGACTTGGCGCAGTCGAGAGGGTTCCTGTCGTGATTTAACCGTGTTATTTATGGAAGTTTGTCGGGCTATGGGTTTGGCGTCCCGGTTTGTCAGTGGTTACGAGGCGGGGGATCCGGAAGTTAATCAATGGGAACTCCATGCCTGGGCGGAAGTGTACTTACCAGGAGCCGGTTGGCGGGGCTATGATCCCACCCATGGTTTGGCAGTTGGCGATCGCCACATTGCTTTGGTGGCCAGTGCCATTCCTGCCTATTGCAGTCCGGTGGGGGGAGAAGTAGCGCCCGTAAAAACTTTCCTGGAAACAGGTTTGACGGTGCAGTCAGAACTAGAAACGGAGGTTAAAATCACCGCTGTGAATGATGCTTAA
- a CDS encoding glycosyltransferase family 1 protein, producing MLKVCVDATAIRGQLSGIGFYNLSLLRALDQLQHSQQFQGQFCLQIYYQPGLKDWLRGKWQKNHHLTEFKDCSCLPLPVTLSDHLVSFPNPILNILNLLETRLGKPDLIHGTDHYIFPSRQSINLLTIHDLTFLKFPEFVPPIVQRYHQRILRCLPFAQGILTFAESTKREINEYYQFPLERIFVTPQASRYQGLTLTPENLVALPQPIPYDFNLPYFLFVSTLEPRKNVVGLIKAFNLFKQATKAPHQLVLIGQLGWKYEPILEAITNSPHNNEIHRLSYLPNQWLAMFYQRATAFVYPSFYEGFGLPVMEAMNFGLPVITSNGGSLPEVVADSGVLVDPQDIQTLALALEKIVSDTDWRDHLRQKSLTRSKDFSWENTARKTLEVYQILSN from the coding sequence ATGCTAAAAGTTTGTGTGGATGCTACGGCAATACGGGGCCAACTGAGTGGTATTGGTTTTTATAATCTCAGTCTCCTGCGAGCGCTTGATCAACTCCAGCATAGCCAACAGTTTCAAGGGCAGTTTTGCCTACAAATTTATTACCAGCCTGGTTTAAAGGATTGGTTAAGGGGAAAGTGGCAAAAAAATCATCATCTGACTGAATTCAAAGATTGTAGTTGTTTACCATTACCAGTTACCCTGAGCGATCATCTAGTTAGCTTTCCCAATCCCATTTTAAACATTTTAAATTTGCTGGAAACACGCCTAGGCAAGCCCGATCTTATCCATGGTACCGATCACTACATTTTCCCTAGCCGACAAAGTATAAACTTGTTGACAATTCACGATTTAACTTTTCTTAAATTTCCAGAATTTGTACCTCCCATCGTCCAACGCTACCACCAAAGAATTTTACGTTGTTTGCCCTTTGCCCAGGGAATTTTAACCTTTGCGGAAAGTACCAAGCGGGAAATTAACGAGTATTACCAATTTCCCCTAGAAAGAATTTTTGTTACGCCCCAGGCTAGCCGTTATCAAGGACTAACTTTAACTCCAGAAAATTTAGTTGCTTTACCCCAGCCAATCCCCTATGATTTTAATCTGCCGTATTTTCTCTTCGTTAGTACTCTGGAACCTCGCAAAAATGTAGTTGGTTTGATTAAAGCCTTTAATTTATTCAAACAAGCCACCAAAGCGCCCCACCAGTTAGTGCTCATCGGTCAACTGGGCTGGAAATATGAACCAATTCTTGAGGCGATCACCAATTCTCCTCATAACAATGAAATTCATCGTTTATCCTATCTACCTAACCAATGGTTAGCGATGTTTTATCAACGGGCTACCGCTTTTGTTTATCCTTCTTTTTACGAAGGCTTCGGTTTGCCGGTGATGGAGGCCATGAACTTTGGCTTACCCGTGATTACATCCAATGGTGGATCATTACCGGAAGTGGTGGCAGACAGTGGCGTATTAGTAGATCCCCAAGATATCCAGACTCTAGCGTTAGCATTGGAAAAAATCGTTAGCGATACGGATTGGCGGGATCACCTAAGGCAAAAAAGTTTAACTAGGTCTAAGGATTTTTCCTGGGAAAACACTGCCCGCAAAACCCTAGAAGTTTATCAAATTTTATCAAACTAA
- a CDS encoding hybrid sensor histidine kinase/response regulator, producing MGQDCKTLFIVDDTPDNVRLLANLLSAHGYRIRKALDANFALKSIEQSPPDLILLDVNMPTMNGYEMCARLKSNPDTQEIPIIFISALDNVFDKVKAFNLGGADYITKPFQMEEVLARIEHQLLLLQQKHQLRAEIQERKRAEQSLEVSLRVVSHDLRNPVLGLSMVLNNCLKRADPNQTELSLPRQTLEQMARSCERQLALINSLVESQHWEQQGVPLVLRRLDLGTLVRDFAQEWSLGLGEQEVTLSLNLGENLPLIMGDANFLWRVLENLLTNSLKYNPLPRSQPLNITITVTAIGQTLTCRVKDNGVGVDLAIADRVFDRYQRGDRDNNPLGLGLGLYVCKLIVEAHGGQIGLDTAVNKGAEVYFTLPLEKVPA from the coding sequence ATGGGCCAGGACTGTAAAACCCTTTTTATTGTCGATGACACCCCGGACAACGTACGGCTACTGGCTAACCTTTTGTCCGCCCATGGTTACCGAATCCGCAAAGCGTTGGATGCCAATTTTGCCCTCAAAAGTATTGAACAATCCCCGCCGGATTTGATCTTACTTGACGTTAATATGCCCACCATGAACGGCTATGAAATGTGTGCTCGGTTAAAGTCCAATCCCGATACCCAGGAAATCCCAATTATTTTCATCAGTGCCCTAGATAACGTATTTGATAAAGTCAAAGCCTTTAACCTGGGGGGAGCGGACTACATCACCAAGCCGTTTCAAATGGAGGAAGTGCTGGCCCGCATTGAACATCAACTACTACTGCTACAACAAAAACATCAACTGCGAGCAGAAATCCAAGAACGGAAGCGGGCGGAACAATCCCTGGAAGTTTCCCTGCGGGTGGTGTCCCACGATCTCCGCAATCCTGTGTTGGGACTGTCCATGGTACTCAACAATTGCCTCAAACGGGCTGATCCAAACCAAACGGAACTTTCTCTACCCCGCCAAACCCTGGAGCAGATGGCCCGCAGTTGTGAACGTCAACTAGCCTTGATCAATTCTCTAGTGGAAAGTCAACATTGGGAACAGCAGGGGGTTCCTTTGGTATTGCGACGCCTTGATCTGGGCACCCTAGTGAGGGATTTTGCCCAGGAGTGGTCATTGGGACTAGGGGAGCAGGAAGTAACCCTTAGTTTGAATTTGGGGGAAAATTTACCCTTAATCATGGGGGATGCTAACTTCCTTTGGCGGGTGTTGGAAAATTTGTTGACCAATAGCCTTAAATACAATCCATTGCCCCGCTCTCAACCTTTGAACATTACCATCACAGTTACGGCCATAGGCCAAACTTTAACCTGTCGAGTCAAAGATAATGGGGTAGGTGTGGATCTGGCCATAGCTGACCGAGTTTTTGACCGCTATCAGCGCGGCGATCGAGATAATAATCCCCTGGGGTTAGGTTTAGGGCTATACGTTTGCAAGCTCATTGTCGAAGCCCACGGGGGGCAAATTGGCCTCGATACCGCCGTTAATAAAGGGGCAGAGGTTTACTTTACCCTCCCCCTGGAAAAAGTTCCTGCGTGA
- a CDS encoding response regulator — protein MEREDCLRAIARTLLEKDWATAVHFAMEQLGLLFGCQRVHVIYHDPAKDCLHMAEEWCAVGTAPRLSTFQGVPVATYPWIWANLQDSDGVLVEDVEQMPPEAEMDKVSLQFDLVKSILVVPMVKDAQVLGYISMVHLHSNYSWNPEELNLAKLVGQFLAIAQARHQAETTLTQAKEAADAANRAKTEFLASISHELRTPLNAIIGFSQLLHRDPSLAPHRPTLDIINRSGEHLLELINDILEMSKIEAGRTTLNEKTIDCHRLLDNLQALFQLRTQEKQLLLQVERSPEVPQWIKTDGGKLRQVLINLLANAIKFTAQGGVTLKVKCLTTTKTPQSDGGEGASIWLHFLVSDTGAGIASHEMDKLFVPFAQTETGLKSCQGNGLGLPISQKFVQLMGGQIQVRSKVDQGSAFFFAIPVQVMAAPHSTPEISAAILPTLDHYNQKILVVDDRPESRLLLRQLLTSLGFVVQEAENGEMAIALWESWQPQVILMDMQMPVLDGRSATEKIKATPQGQHTVIIALTASAFEEERTEILAAGCDDFLSKPFRPEALIALLAKHLAVSLPSQVQPLASPLRPFPVITAPSLSEQLTTTPPSWRQQMAKMALECNDNDLIALVESLPTLSPSLAHLLATWAREYRFEQIFLTIESSLGEATLAGQPS, from the coding sequence TTGGAACGAGAAGATTGTCTGAGGGCGATTGCGAGAACTCTGCTGGAAAAGGACTGGGCCACGGCGGTGCATTTTGCCATGGAGCAACTGGGGCTGTTGTTTGGTTGTCAGCGGGTCCATGTGATTTACCACGATCCGGCCAAGGACTGTTTACATATGGCGGAAGAATGGTGCGCAGTGGGTACTGCTCCTCGGTTATCAACTTTTCAAGGGGTGCCGGTGGCCACCTATCCCTGGATCTGGGCTAATTTGCAGGACAGTGACGGTGTTTTAGTGGAAGATGTGGAGCAAATGCCCCCGGAGGCTGAGATGGATAAGGTCTCCCTACAGTTTGATCTGGTGAAATCCATCCTGGTGGTGCCCATGGTCAAGGATGCCCAAGTGTTGGGCTACATTAGCATGGTCCATCTCCATAGCAACTATAGCTGGAACCCTGAGGAATTAAACCTAGCCAAGCTGGTGGGGCAATTTTTGGCGATCGCCCAGGCCCGGCACCAAGCAGAAACAACCCTGACCCAAGCCAAGGAAGCGGCAGATGCGGCCAATCGGGCTAAAACGGAATTTTTGGCCAGCATTAGCCATGAATTGCGCACTCCCCTCAATGCCATCATTGGTTTTAGTCAACTGTTACATCGGGATCCCAGTTTGGCCCCCCACCGTCCCACCCTGGATATCATCAACCGGAGCGGCGAGCATTTACTAGAACTGATTAACGACATTCTGGAAATGTCCAAAATTGAGGCAGGCCGTACCACCCTCAACGAAAAAACCATTGATTGCCATCGTCTGTTAGATAATCTCCAGGCCCTTTTTCAACTACGGACCCAGGAAAAACAACTTCTCCTCCAGGTGGAACGATCGCCAGAGGTGCCCCAATGGATTAAGACTGATGGGGGCAAGTTGCGGCAGGTGTTGATTAATTTGTTGGCCAATGCCATTAAATTTACTGCCCAGGGCGGTGTCACCCTCAAAGTTAAATGTCTGACCACCACAAAGACTCCCCAGTCCGATGGGGGTGAGGGCGCATCCATCTGGCTCCATTTTTTGGTATCGGATACGGGGGCGGGCATTGCGTCCCATGAAATGGATAAATTGTTTGTGCCCTTTGCCCAGACAGAAACGGGGCTGAAATCTTGTCAAGGTAATGGTTTAGGGCTACCCATCAGCCAAAAATTTGTTCAGTTGATGGGGGGACAAATTCAAGTTAGGAGTAAGGTCGACCAGGGCAGTGCTTTCTTTTTTGCTATTCCAGTGCAGGTGATGGCGGCCCCCCATTCGACTCCGGAAATTTCAGCGGCAATTCTGCCGACCCTGGACCATTACAATCAAAAAATTCTTGTGGTAGATGACCGTCCGGAAAGTCGGCTATTACTGCGGCAATTGCTCACCAGTCTAGGCTTCGTTGTCCAAGAGGCGGAAAATGGAGAAATGGCGATCGCCCTGTGGGAAAGTTGGCAGCCCCAGGTGATTTTAATGGATATGCAAATGCCGGTGTTGGATGGTCGGAGCGCGACCGAAAAAATTAAGGCCACCCCCCAGGGGCAACATACGGTCATCATTGCCCTCACCGCCAGTGCCTTTGAAGAAGAACGAACGGAAATCCTGGCCGCTGGTTGTGACGATTTTTTAAGTAAGCCCTTCCGCCCCGAAGCATTGATTGCCCTCCTGGCTAAACACCTGGCCGTATCGTTACCTTCCCAGGTTCAACCACTAGCTTCCCCTCTCCGACCCTTTCCCGTGATCACGGCCCCGTCCCTATCAGAACAATTGACGACAACCCCCCCGTCCTGGCGACAACAGATGGCAAAAATGGCTCTAGAATGCAATGACAATGACCTGATTGCCCTGGTTGAGTCCCTGCCAACCTTGTCCCCATCCCTGGCTCACCTATTGGCCACCTGGGCTAGGGAATACCGCTTTGAGCAGATTTTCCTGACGATTGAATCTAGTCTTGGGGAGGCAACCTTAGCGGGGCAACCCAGTTGA